A genomic window from Streptomyces broussonetiae includes:
- a CDS encoding phosphotransferase enzyme family protein — MDEARARDVLAAAGVLPGPAGDAGLLALGENAVFAAGGLVVKVGRDAELLERARRELDIAGWLAEAGVPAVRAAEAKPLLVDGHPVTVWHRLPEPVRPSEPRDLAELLRIVHALPAPPFALPPRELLGGVERWLRLAGDAIDPDDAAYLRARRDGFAAAAAALTPHLPPGPIHGDALPRNVHIGADGPVLVDLETFSSDLREHDLVVMALSRDRYGLPAESYDSFTEAYGWDVREWDGCAVLRGARETASCAWVAQHAPSNPKALAEFRRRVASLRDEDETVRWYPF, encoded by the coding sequence ATGGACGAGGCACGGGCACGGGACGTACTGGCCGCGGCGGGGGTACTGCCGGGACCGGCCGGGGACGCCGGGCTCCTCGCCCTCGGCGAGAACGCGGTGTTCGCCGCCGGTGGCCTGGTGGTGAAGGTGGGCCGCGACGCCGAGTTGCTGGAGCGGGCTCGGCGCGAGCTGGACATCGCCGGCTGGCTGGCCGAGGCGGGCGTGCCGGCGGTACGGGCTGCCGAGGCGAAGCCGCTGCTGGTCGACGGACATCCGGTGACCGTGTGGCACCGGCTGCCGGAGCCGGTACGGCCCTCCGAGCCGCGCGATCTGGCGGAGCTGCTGCGGATCGTGCACGCACTCCCCGCTCCTCCTTTCGCTCTGCCGCCCCGCGAGCTGCTGGGCGGTGTGGAACGCTGGCTGCGGCTCGCGGGCGACGCCATCGACCCCGACGACGCGGCCTACCTGCGCGCCCGCCGGGACGGATTCGCCGCGGCCGCGGCCGCGCTGACGCCCCATCTGCCACCGGGGCCCATCCACGGCGACGCGCTGCCCCGCAATGTGCACATCGGGGCGGACGGGCCGGTCCTGGTCGACCTGGAGACGTTCTCCAGCGACCTGCGCGAGCACGACCTGGTAGTGATGGCCCTCTCCCGCGACCGGTACGGGCTGCCCGCCGAGTCGTACGACTCCTTCACCGAGGCCTACGGGTGGGACGTACGGGAGTGGGACGGCTGTGCGGTGCTGCGCGGCGCCCGCGAGACGGCCAGCTGCGCCTGGGTGGCCCAGCATGCGCCGAGCAACCCGAAGGCACTGGCCGAGTTCCGGCGGCGGGTGGCGTCACTGCGGGACGAGGACGAGACGGTGCGGTGGTATCCCTTCTGA
- a CDS encoding MMPL family transporter, translating into MGNTQVRVRGLAARAGGWSARHRWAAVGIWVLFVVLALGVGSATGRVDVNEGDQLKGETHTAARIIDDAGIKQPAGETVLIQSKDGAGTATGSGFRAAVTDVMEAVGGTGKVTGVTSPYTTHTISRDGRSALVQFDLRGDAKTAVDRVEPVLDAVAGVQKRHSGLRIEEIGAASMQKQYKDAFGDDFQQAEYSAVPVALGILLIAFGALVAALLPVALAITAIMATMGLMGVVSHLQPMSDTANSVMLLVGMAVGVDYCLFYLRREREERQAGRDAGTALRIAAATSGRAIVVSGITVCVAMAGMLFTGLAEFEAMGLASLMVVAVAMVGSVTVLPALLSLLGERVEKGRIPFLARPRRRHGVDEGSRFWSAVLRAVLARPLVSVAVAAGTLLAIAAPALGMKTQQLTLDQEFGRSLPIVQTYDRVNDAFPGGSEPAQVVVRARDINAPDVRQALAEFKQRAITSGASRGPVGVRVYGTQNVALISVPLVGGSDMDKAVKSLGILRDEVRPATLGRIDGLQAPVTGQVAGNHDFNDQLLGSVAPVFAFVVVFAFLLMLLSFRSLTVALTSIVLNLLSVGAAYGVLVAVFQHGWGASLVGAAGVGAIVTWLPLFLFVILFGLSMDYHVFVVSRIREARMRGLDTRDAIRHGVVTTAGVVTSAAVIMVAVFAIFGTLSMQSMKQMGVGLAAAVLIDATVIRGVLLPAVMALLGERNWYLPKWLHRLPDLTHDEPPQPPVARPAREEGERLPV; encoded by the coding sequence ATGGGGAACACACAGGTGCGGGTGCGGGGGCTGGCCGCCCGCGCGGGCGGCTGGAGCGCCCGGCACCGCTGGGCGGCCGTCGGCATATGGGTGCTGTTCGTCGTCCTGGCGCTGGGAGTCGGTTCGGCGACGGGCCGGGTCGACGTGAACGAGGGCGACCAGCTCAAGGGCGAGACGCACACCGCAGCACGGATCATCGACGACGCAGGCATCAAGCAGCCGGCCGGCGAGACCGTCCTGATCCAGTCGAAGGACGGTGCCGGGACGGCGACCGGGAGCGGCTTCCGGGCGGCCGTCACCGACGTGATGGAGGCCGTCGGAGGCACCGGCAAGGTCACCGGCGTGACCTCGCCGTACACCACGCACACCATCTCCCGGGACGGCCGCAGCGCGCTGGTGCAGTTCGACCTGCGGGGCGACGCCAAGACGGCCGTCGACCGGGTCGAGCCGGTGCTGGACGCCGTCGCCGGGGTGCAGAAACGACACAGCGGTCTGCGGATCGAGGAGATCGGCGCCGCCAGCATGCAGAAGCAGTACAAGGACGCCTTCGGCGACGATTTCCAGCAGGCGGAGTACTCGGCGGTGCCGGTGGCCCTCGGCATCCTGCTGATCGCTTTCGGCGCGCTGGTGGCCGCGCTGCTGCCGGTGGCCCTCGCGATCACCGCGATCATGGCGACGATGGGCCTGATGGGTGTCGTCAGCCATCTGCAGCCTATGAGCGACACCGCCAACTCCGTGATGCTGCTGGTCGGTATGGCCGTAGGCGTCGACTACTGCCTGTTCTATCTGCGCCGCGAACGCGAGGAGCGGCAGGCCGGCCGGGACGCGGGCACCGCCCTGCGGATCGCCGCCGCCACCAGCGGCCGGGCGATCGTCGTCTCCGGGATCACGGTGTGCGTGGCGATGGCGGGCATGCTCTTCACCGGGCTCGCCGAGTTCGAGGCGATGGGCCTGGCCTCGCTGATGGTCGTGGCGGTCGCCATGGTCGGGTCGGTCACCGTACTGCCCGCGCTGCTGTCGCTGCTCGGCGAGCGCGTGGAGAAGGGCCGGATCCCGTTCCTCGCCCGTCCGCGCCGCCGGCACGGCGTGGACGAGGGCAGCCGGTTCTGGTCGGCGGTCCTGCGCGCCGTGCTGGCCAGGCCGCTCGTCTCGGTCGCCGTGGCGGCCGGCACGCTGTTGGCGATCGCCGCGCCCGCGCTCGGCATGAAGACCCAACAGCTCACCCTGGACCAGGAGTTCGGCAGGTCGCTGCCCATCGTGCAGACCTACGACCGGGTCAACGACGCCTTCCCCGGCGGCAGCGAGCCGGCTCAGGTCGTCGTCAGGGCCAGGGACATCAACGCCCCCGACGTACGGCAGGCGCTCGCCGAGTTCAAGCAGCGGGCGATCACCTCGGGCGCCTCGCGCGGCCCGGTCGGCGTCCGGGTCTACGGCACGCAGAACGTGGCCCTGATCTCCGTACCGCTGGTCGGCGGCTCGGACATGGACAAGGCCGTCAAGAGCCTCGGCATCCTGCGCGACGAGGTGCGGCCCGCGACTCTCGGCAGGATCGACGGCCTGCAGGCGCCGGTCACCGGACAGGTCGCCGGCAACCACGACTTCAACGACCAGTTGCTCGGCTCCGTCGCCCCGGTCTTCGCGTTCGTGGTCGTGTTCGCGTTCCTGCTGATGCTGCTGTCGTTCCGCTCCCTGACCGTCGCGCTCACGTCGATCGTGCTCAACCTGCTGTCGGTGGGCGCGGCCTACGGCGTCCTCGTCGCCGTCTTCCAGCACGGCTGGGGTGCCTCGCTGGTCGGTGCGGCGGGCGTCGGCGCGATCGTGACCTGGCTGCCGCTGTTCCTCTTCGTGATCCTGTTCGGGCTGTCGATGGACTACCACGTGTTCGTCGTCTCCCGCATCCGCGAGGCCCGTATGCGCGGCCTGGACACACGGGACGCGATCCGGCACGGCGTGGTCACCACGGCCGGTGTCGTCACCAGCGCCGCGGTCATCATGGTCGCCGTGTTCGCGATCTTCGGCACGCTGTCGATGCAGTCCATGAAGCAGATGGGCGTGGGCCTGGCCGCGGCGGTCCTCATCGACGCCACCGTCATCCGCGGGGTGCTGCTGCCGGCCGTGATGGCGCTGCTCGGCGAGCGCAACTGGTACCTGCCCAAGTGGCTGCACCGGCTGCCCGACCTCACCCACGACGAGCCGCCGCAGCCGCCTGTCGCGCGCCCCGCGCGCGAGGAGGGCGAGCGGCTGCCGGTCTGA
- a CDS encoding 3'-5' exonuclease: protein MGWHRELLIGFDLETTGTDPHEARIVTGAVIEVRAAGPVGRREWLADPGVEIPADAVAVHGISTERAAAEGRPADQVADALAEALTGYWKAGVPVVAYNAAFDLTLLSAELRRHGLPSLSDRLDGAPPAPVVDPYTIDRWADRYRRGKRNLEAVCAEYGIVLETAHDAASDALAAARLAGAIAERHPKIASLSPAELHHRQIRWYADWAADFQAFLRRKGDAAAVVDGAWPLREPAGSRPA, encoded by the coding sequence ATGGGCTGGCACCGTGAGCTGCTGATCGGCTTCGACCTCGAGACGACCGGCACGGATCCGCACGAGGCGCGTATCGTCACCGGCGCGGTGATCGAGGTCAGGGCCGCCGGGCCCGTGGGGCGCAGGGAATGGCTGGCCGATCCGGGCGTGGAGATCCCGGCGGACGCGGTCGCGGTGCACGGCATCAGCACCGAACGCGCGGCGGCCGAGGGCCGGCCCGCCGACCAGGTGGCCGACGCCCTCGCCGAGGCCCTCACCGGGTACTGGAAGGCGGGCGTCCCGGTCGTCGCCTACAACGCGGCCTTCGACCTCACCCTGCTCTCCGCCGAACTGCGCCGGCACGGCCTGCCGTCCCTCTCCGACCGGCTGGACGGCGCCCCGCCCGCCCCGGTCGTCGACCCCTACACCATCGACCGCTGGGCCGACCGCTACCGCCGCGGCAAGCGGAACCTGGAAGCGGTCTGCGCCGAGTACGGCATAGTCCTCGAAACGGCCCACGACGCCGCCTCCGACGCCCTCGCCGCGGCGCGACTGGCCGGTGCGATAGCCGAGCGTCACCCCAAGATCGCGTCCCTGAGCCCGGCGGAACTGCACCACCGCCAGATCCGGTGGTACGCGGACTGGGCGGCGGACTTCCAGGCGTTCCTGCGCCGCAAGGGGGACGCGGCGGCGGTGGTGGACGGGGCATGGCCCCTGAGGGAGCCGGCCGGGAGCCGACCCGCCTAG
- a CDS encoding SAV2148 family HEPN domain-containing protein, with the protein MGSGGLELPPGDEGHEGNSTDVPPGAVSLARPMDAGSIGPELDWDADAWHEVRTRAQRAGRAYIWLNLVEQRLRTVVAAVLRPIYEPVHGDDWVVAAAGPAGQEWVQRAVAVREVSRRKGYLLDPADDNVLSFLTLPQLRELMVQHWPCFEPYFDERRDLELALDELEVTRNVVSRNRALSETVLSQAERASARLLEMLGAGGDVPSARRLPVDAVEDLVGDRYADVVAVHSDRVRLMRQFPAEDLFAGARRLDAIGIGLNLLVQNFSGRRLIRLAESGCRVRLLFLNPASSAVKRRERELGMKRGELGRSVEMNILHMRRVRSRLRDPGAFEIQVYDETPRFTAYLVDGDGADGIAVVQSYLRGARGMESPVLVLRNGNKLVKSSDASESGLFPTYREEFELTWVDSRPVS; encoded by the coding sequence GTGGGCTCGGGAGGGCTGGAGCTGCCCCCTGGTGACGAGGGTCACGAGGGGAACTCCACAGACGTCCCGCCCGGCGCGGTGTCCCTGGCCCGGCCGATGGATGCGGGGTCCATCGGGCCGGAGCTGGACTGGGACGCCGACGCCTGGCACGAGGTGCGCACCCGCGCCCAGCGGGCCGGCCGGGCCTACATCTGGCTGAACCTCGTGGAGCAGCGGCTGCGCACGGTGGTGGCCGCCGTCCTGCGCCCCATCTACGAACCCGTCCACGGCGACGACTGGGTGGTGGCCGCGGCCGGCCCGGCCGGGCAGGAGTGGGTGCAGCGCGCGGTCGCCGTGCGCGAAGTCAGTCGCCGCAAGGGCTATTTGCTCGACCCGGCCGACGACAACGTGCTCAGCTTCCTGACCCTGCCTCAGCTGCGTGAACTGATGGTCCAGCACTGGCCTTGCTTCGAGCCGTACTTCGACGAGCGCCGCGACCTCGAACTGGCTCTGGACGAGCTGGAGGTGACCCGTAACGTCGTCTCCCGCAACCGGGCCCTGTCCGAGACGGTCCTCAGCCAGGCCGAGCGGGCCTCGGCACGGCTGCTGGAGATGCTCGGCGCGGGCGGTGACGTCCCCTCCGCGCGCCGGCTGCCCGTCGACGCGGTCGAGGACCTGGTCGGCGACCGGTACGCCGACGTGGTCGCCGTTCACTCCGACCGGGTGCGGCTCATGCGCCAGTTCCCGGCCGAGGACCTGTTCGCCGGTGCCCGGCGCCTCGACGCCATCGGCATCGGTCTCAACCTGCTGGTGCAGAACTTCTCGGGACGCCGCCTGATCCGCCTCGCCGAGTCCGGCTGCCGGGTACGGCTGCTGTTCCTCAACCCGGCCTCCAGTGCGGTCAAGCGCCGCGAGCGCGAACTGGGCATGAAGCGGGGCGAGCTCGGCCGCTCGGTCGAGATGAACATCCTGCACATGCGCCGGGTGCGCTCCCGGCTGCGCGACCCGGGCGCCTTCGAGATCCAGGTGTACGACGAGACCCCCCGCTTCACCGCCTACCTGGTGGACGGCGACGGCGCCGACGGCATCGCCGTGGTGCAGTCCTATCTGCGGGGTGCGCGGGGGATGGAGTCACCGGTGCTGGTGCTGCGCAACGGCAACAAGCTCGTCAAGTCGAGCGACGCGAGTGAATCCGGGCTCTTTCCGACATACCGCGAGGAATTCGAGCTGACTTGGGTCGATTCGCGCCCTGTGTCCTGA